From Aspergillus chevalieri M1 DNA, chromosome 4, nearly complete sequence, a single genomic window includes:
- a CDS encoding mitochondrial 54S ribosomal protein uL11m (BUSCO:EOG09265BG5;~COG:J;~EggNog:ENOG410PNVD;~InterPro:IPR006519,IPR020784,IPR036769,IPR000911, IPR020783,IPR036796;~PFAM:PF00298,PF03946;~go_component: GO:0005840 - ribosome [Evidence IEA];~go_function: GO:0003735 - structural constituent of ribosome [Evidence IEA];~go_process: GO:0006412 - translation [Evidence IEA]), translated as MARKALAQDQIVKLIVGAGQASPSPPVGPALGSKGVKSMDFCKEFNARTAHIQAGTPVPARVTVRPDRSFTFDLRTPATSWLLLQAANVEPRKNRLRGAISPGHETIGQVSLKHVYEIAQIKQSELRLSGLSLEGICKSVISQAKSMGIKVSP; from the exons ATGGCGAGGAAGGCATTGGCGCAAGATCAGATTGTGAAGCTCATTGTGGGCGCTGGCCAAGCCAGCCCCAGTCCTCCCGTTGGTCCAGCTCTGGGTAGTAAGGGTGTCAAGAGCATGGACTTCTGCAAG GAGTTTAATGCCCGCACAGCACACATTCAAGCCGGCACCCCAGTCCCCGCGCGTGTTACCGTCCGTCCCGATCGTTCGTTCACCTTTGACCTCCGCACTCCCGCTACTTCCTGGTTGCTCTTGCAGGCTGCAAACGTCGAGCCGCGCAAGAACCGACTTCGTGGCGCCATTAGCCCCGGCCACGAGACCATCGGTCAAGTGTCGTTGAAGCACGTTTACGAAATTGCGCAGATCAAACAGTCTGAACTGCGGTTATCGGGATTGTCTCTGGAAGGAATTTGTAAGAGCGTGATTTCGCAGGCCAAGTCGATGGGCATCAAGGTCAGTCCATAG
- the HRK1 gene encoding putative protein kinase (COG:T;~EggNog:ENOG410PGRB;~InterPro:IPR017441,IPR008271,IPR000719,IPR011009;~PFAM:PF07714,PF00069;~go_function: GO:0004672 - protein kinase activity [Evidence IEA];~go_function: GO:0005524 - ATP binding [Evidence IEA];~go_process: GO:0006468 - protein phosphorylation [Evidence IEA]), protein MTSESTTDLARSSNAMDSESQATRNSLHMQDAQVPEASDADSSKLKSQPGQVRFSSVTEEIEPSVKSVSAQDPALEGKPSSSIANQSSDEEIRSLAATFQRSQLQESRLRNFSYEPVSLPSSRVASRESSDRSAQEANGSTPHSPRTSPHASAMQSPPLTPAATYSHDTKTSDSGVSINETDKGGLTQSTPMTPETSPPGSTAEKKSAPRSAPTSRPSSTDRLSHRPSDISRESTKRPSDTTKHHLQFFGAGADVKHQEDSRPSSARKIDTESYTPPGAITPVGEPNDPYARSKRPPPPKNLAQLDPRFIFGSRDLKRRAQSLRPGTPRSSSAGDLKSSDKRGHLFGGHKKDLGRQDSDGRPHGHMAELKRLFKIGHHRHKRNDSPSSPSKKSSRSSGKNTPFQMAPDNVPFADDHGLNSKYGKLGKVLGSGAGGSVRLLKRNTDGVTFAVKQFRDRHSWETLKEYSKKVTAEFCIGSTLHHGNIIETLDIIQEGSHWYEVMEYAPFDLFAIVMTGKMAKEEIACSFKQILSGVAYLHGMGLAHRDLKLDNVVVNEHGIMKLIDFGSAVVFRYPFENDIVPASGIVGSDPYLAPEVYDEKKYDPRPTDIWSLAIIFCCMTLRRFPWKQPRVSDNSYRLFVSPPTPGTPVPDAEPRRHRPTRSNTDLPSVTHDEHKQSQANKNGSFGKSDNNQCSDQRESTSEQNENQPPESPQDKTPSNGTSNGNNKPTRTTSKEAPPLPPNQQSNAQRQEVIKGPWRLLRILPRESRYIIGRMLKVAVSQRATLDEVLSDDWIRNIQVCEQDEKTGGIVKANNHTHILEPPSHAPPVASKASKAAKGK, encoded by the exons ATGACGTCTGAATCGACGACCGACCTTGCCCGTTCATCGAATGCTATGGATTCAG AATCCCAAGCGACCCGGAACTCGCTCCATATGCAGGACGCTCAAGTCCCGGAGGCGTCCGATGCCGACTCCTCCAAGCTAAAATCACAACCCGGTCAAGTTCGTTTTTCGTCCGTCACGGAGGAGATTGAACCATCTGTGAAGTCCGTATCGGCTCAGGATCCTGCCCTTGAAGGGAAACCGTCTTCTTCGATCGCGAACCAGAGTTCCGACGAAGAAATACGCTCATTGGCCGCTACCTTTCAACGTTCTCAGCTGCAGGAGTCGAGACTTCGGAACTTTTCCTATGAGCCCGTCTCTTTGCCATCTTCGAGG GTTGCTTCACGAGAATCCAGCGATCGCAGTGCTCAAGAAGCTAATGGTTCCACTCCTCACTCTCCGCGCACTTCCCCACACGCATCAGCCATGCAATCACCCCCTCTCACCCCCGCCGCTACCTATTCGCACGACACCAAGACGAGTGATAGTGGTGTCAGCATCAATGAAACCGACAAGGGGGGTCTGACTCAATCAACCCCAATGACTCCAGAGACTTCTCCGCCCGGTTCGACAGCGGAGAAGAAATCGGCACCACGAAGCGCGCCAACTTCCCGGCCCTCATCAACTGACCGTTTGTCCCATAGACCAAGCGATATTTCACGCGAGTCTACAAAACGCCCGTCCGATACAACCAAGCATCATCTGCAGTTCTTTGGCGCCGGTGCAGACGTGAAACACCAGGAAGACAGCCGTCCATCCTCTGCACGAAAGATCGATACCGAAAGCTATACTCCTCCCGGTGCCATCACCCCGGTTGGTGAACCGAACGACCCTTACGCTCGCAGCAAGCGGCCCCCTCCACCCAAGAACCTTGCGCAACTTGATCCTCGATTcattttcggaagtcgtgaTCTGAAACGCCGAGCACAGAGCCTTCGTCCCGGCACCCCGCGTTCTTCCAGCGCGGGAGACCTTAAGTCGAGCGACAAGCGAGGTCATTTATTTGGAGGTCACAAGAAGGATCTGGGGCGGCAGGACTCAGATGGCAGGCCTCATGGCCATATGGCCGAGCTTAAGCGTTTATTCAAAATTGGTCACCACCGACATAAGCGCAATGACTCCCCCTCGTCGCCTTCCAAGAAGTCAAGCCGATCGTCTGGCAAGAATACCCCATTCCAAATGGCACCTGACAATGTTCCGTTCGCCGATGACCACGGTTTGAATTCCAAGTACGGGAAGCTTGGAAAGGTGCTGGGGTCTGGGGCCGGCGGCTCCGTTCGTCTTTTGAAACGGAATACCGACGGTGTTACATTTGCGGTGAAGCAATTCCGGGACCGCCATAGTTGGGAGACCTTGAAAGAATATTCCAAAAAGGTGACGGCGGAGTTCTGTATTGGGTCGACGCTACACCATGGCAACATCATTGAAACTCTGGATATCATCCAAGAAGGCAGTCATTGGTATGAGGTCATGGAGTATGCTCCGTTTGACCTGTTTGCCATCGTTATGACGGGCAAGATGGCCAAGGAGGAGATCGCTTGTTCGTTTAAACAGATCCTCAGCGGTGTGGCCTACCTACACGGCATGGGTCTGGCCCATCGAGACTTGAAGTTGGACAATGTGGTTGTTAACGAGCATGGCATCATGAAACTTATCGACTTTGGCAGTGCGGTCGTGTTCCGTTATCCGTTTGAAAACGACATTGTCCCCGCTTCAG GAATTGTGGGCTCAGACCCGTATCTGGCCCCGGAGGTCTACGACGAAAAAAAGTATGATCCACGGCCCACGGACATATGGTCATTGGCGATTATTTTCTGCTGTATGACTTTGAGACGATTCCCCTGGAAGCAGCCACGAGTCAGTGATAACTCGTACCGACTCTTCGTTTCGCCCCCAACGCCAGGGACTCCCGTCCCTGATGCCGAACCTAGACGCCATCGTCCAACCAGGTCTAACACTGATCTTCCTTCTGTTACTCATGACGAGCACAAACAATCGCAGGCGAATAAAAACGGATCTTTTGGGAAGTCGGATAACAATCAATGCTCGGATCAACGAGAATCGACATCTGAACAAAACGAGAACCAACCCCCCGAGAGTCCGCAAGACAAGACTCCGAGTAATGGCACCAGTAACGGCAACAATAAGCCTACGCGCACCACGAGCAAAGAGGCACCCCCGCTTCCACCCAATCAGCAGTCGAATGCTCAACGTCAAGAGGTCATCAAGGGCCCCTGGAGGTTGTTACGTATTCTTCCACGTGAAAGCCGGTATATTATTGGCCGCATGCTCAAGGTTGCCGTGAGCCAACGGGCCACTCTGGACGAAGTCCTAAGCGATGACTGGATTCGGAACATCCAGGTCTGTGAGCAAGACGAGAAGACGGGTGGCATCgtcaaagcaaacaaccataCCCATATCTTGGAACCGCCCTCCCATGCGCCTCCCGTTGCAAGCAAAGCTAGCAAGGCTGCGAAGGGCAAGTAA
- the PET8 gene encoding putative mitochondrial carrier protein (Pet8) (BUSCO:EOG09263EDC;~COG:C;~EggNog:ENOG410PJUF;~InterPro:IPR018108,IPR023395;~PFAM:PF00153): MAQQHETEPLVSLWTRSLLSGAVAGLTVDCSLYPLDTIKTRLQKARSHAPSTNAPTPQLSLRQTIRSIYAGLPSVLFGSAPSAASFFIVYDGVKRSLLPAPNSSEKASRTHITLTHSVASSMGEIAACAVRVPTEVIKQRAQAGLFGGSSLLALKDILALRNAHGYGQVVRELYRGAGITIAREIPFTVLQFTLWEGMKERYAKRMAAAGAVPTGTEGQVPASTSAMFGSVAGAIAAGLTTPLDVIKTRVMLARRGDGAGGEAAKVRIRDVVQEISKEGVGAFWRGIGPRVAWIGIGGAIFLGSYQFTWNTLEGKDRGKSE, from the exons ATGGCTCAACAGCACGAAACGGAGCCATTGGTCTCTCTCTGGACCAGATCGTTGCTT TCTGGTGCCGTCGCCGGTCTCACGGTCGACTGCTCCCTCTATCCCCTCGACACAATCAAGACCCGTCTCCAAAAAGCCCGAAGCCATGCCCCCAGCACAAACGCACCAACACCCCAACTCTCCCTTCGCCAGACCATCCGCAGCATCTACGCCGGCCTCCCCTCCGTCCTCTTCGGTTCCGCACCATCAGCCGCGTCGTTCTTCATTGTCTACGACGGCGTGAAGCGCTCGCTGTTACCAGCCCCGAATAGCTCCGAGAAAGCGTCGCGGACACACATCACACTCACGCACTCTGTTGCGTCGTCGATGGGCGAGATTGCCGCTTGCGCGGTGCGGGTTCCTACAGAGGTTATCAAGCAACGCGCGCAGGCGGGGTTGTTCGGGGGATCGAGTCTACTAGCGCTGAAGGATATCCTGGCACTACGGAATGCACATGGATACGGGCAGGTGGTGAGGGAATTGTACCGCGGCGCTGGGATTACTATTGCGCGGGAGATTCCGTTCACGGTCCTGCAGTTTACGCTGTGGGAGGGGATGAAGGAGAGGTATGCTAAGCGGATGGCTGCGGCGGGGGCTGTTCCTACTGGGACTGAGGGGCAGGTGCCTGCGTCGACGAGTGCGATGTTTGGGAGTGTTGCTGGGGCTATTGCGGCGGGGTTGACGACGCCGTTGGATGTAATTAAGACGCGAGTGATGCTTGCGAGGAGGGGTgatggtgctggtggtgagGCTGCGAAGGTGAGGATTAGGGATGTTGTGCAGGAGATTTCGAAGGAAGGGGTTGGGGCTTTTTGGAGGGGGATTGGACCACGGGTGGCATGGATTGGGATTGGAGGGGCTATATTCTTGGGTAGTTATCAGTTTACGTGGAATACGTTGGAGGGGAAGGATCGGGGGAAGAGTGAATAG
- a CDS encoding cupin domain-containing protein (COG:S;~EggNog:ENOG410PP5T;~InterPro:IPR014710,IPR011051,IPR009327,IPR039935;~PFAM:PF06172), with protein sequence MAIPLAQIKPTYPPNTPDASSESPTIQSTIKTLNLQPHIEGGYFVETDRDTLRVPNPHPPRSENDTTRSASTSIYYLLTPRSPLGAFHRNASRTVHTLHRGRGMYVILHADKESVRRNGGKAAVETFVVGQDIEKEERLQWVVEGGKYKGTFLLPDDGGSSNGLLISETVVPGFEFADHDFLRADKMDELLTPDQVQELDWMLRKTN encoded by the exons ATGGCCATCCCCCTCGCCCAAATAAAACCAACCTACCCCCCAAACACCCCCGACGCATCCTCCGAATCCCCCACCATCCAATCAACCATAAAGACCCTAAACCTCCAGCCGCACATCGAAGGCGGCTACTTCGTCGAAACAGACCGCGACACGCTGCGCGTCCCAAACCCTCACCCTCCTAGGTCTGAAAATGACACAACGCGCTCCGCAAGCACCTCCATCTACTACCTCCTCACCCCGCGCTCCCCGCTGGGCGCTTTCCATCGGAACGCCAGTCGCACGGTGCACACGCTTCACCGCGGAAGAGGGATGTATGTCATCTTGCATGCGGATAAGGAGAGCGTGAGGAGGAATGGGGGGAAAGCGGCTGTTGAGACGTTTGTGGTTGGGCAGGATattgagaaggaggagaggtTGCAGTGGGTTGTTGAGGGGGGGAAATATAAGGGGACTTTCTTGTTGCCGGATGATGGGGGGAGTTCGAATGGGTTATTAATCAGTGAG ACTGTCGTTCCCGGATTCGAATTCGCAGACCATGACTTTCTCCGCGCTGACAAAATGGACGAACTTCTGACCCCAGACCAAGTCCAGGAATTGGACTGGATGCTCCGCAAGACGAACTAA
- a CDS encoding WD repeat protein (COG:G;~EggNog:ENOG410PGH2;~InterPro:IPR036322,IPR021772,IPR015943,IPR019775, IPR001680,IPR017986;~PFAM:PF00400,PF11816;~go_function: GO:0005515 - protein binding [Evidence IEA]) — MAPKPNHQRVAYVLPLPDAPGGHRLGVNGLAVDADHSILYSAGRDGVVCSWDLNRPLSSKTPPSFLGSKQPGQTTFRNQIQAHSHWINDIALTQNNTALVSASSDTTVRLWRPHSESTDVPARIGKHADYVKTLATPGNHANWVASGGLDHKLYLWDLNGGGEVLNIDASGDDRTAKGSVYALGAVSSVLASGGPESVVRVWDPKSGKLITKFVGHTDNIRDILVNRDGDTIMTASSDQTIKIWSLTAGRCMHTLTMHNDSVWSLYSNHPQLSVFYSSDRSGLVAKTDTRNSPDIEQGICVAALQENEGVVKVAAAGDYLWTATPKSSINRWHDIDTTAEIEPPSSDDRESAASPLPANGPQRRKKIPYNSVLLLSSTSTFPEANVPPGRPSIESVVEDELELTLPIQTLPEETIEGQNGLIKHLMLNDRKRTLTQDSAGEVVLWDLLKCAPVKSFGKRHMDDVEAEINTTESIAHWCTIDIRTGRLSVILEPNRCFDAEAYADEIDLPDRSELRDDQRINLGKWILRWLFAPLVDAEINRDQDYRAETVMKGEEVARQNSANLSPLDIPSGDVPRSLNIPIPHNGASPTTPRAGSDVFGSPTTPGFGIGFANTPGTLASSMGGGSNSNNLGTSPGQSLGEFADSMASPTPQQTLDATRSSMSDRSSDYFTSRMQTTETEKGSQGDQTPTALSHSPVEPDKEDKKKGSSLFSKKFRMGKLGRTPSEVKPQQQIQEEKEKPEESERSSVKEEKVFENNLSGFIERIRHGYDEFLAANPGQDLTSAITPIPDSETPVLNIPPRTAVFIQEESGDTAVASDLYRGSVGRLSEEIDQLEKSIPLWLAELLLKDQMPHKEPVKVAFTLRPLDNLLPPVVKPDGPPLNGPSNHNNSRLNANRMLRAKKVLSYVAERIDPTFTEEPAEDALKPEEYLELYCQNMLIPPNMTLATIRNHIWRTSGDMILYYKSNGKKDLPILGLGGDEDNSQAGSHLRAEPAPANGGENGSAPTGSIHSLTASGSGSTSINNF; from the exons ATGGCCCCTAAACCCAATCACCAGAGGGTCGCATACG TGCTCCCTCTTCCAGATGCTCCCGGAGGCCATCGGCTGGGGGTGAACGGCTTGGCCGTAGACGCCGACCACTCCATTCT CTATTCCGCCGGTCGCGATGGTGTCGTCTGTTCCTGGGACCTCAACCGCCCTCTGTCCTCCAAAACACCTCCTTCATTCCTTGGCTCCAAGCAACCAGGCCAGACAACGTTTCGGAACCAGATACAAGCACATAGCCATTGGATCAACGACATTGCCTTAACGCAGAACAATACCGCCCTTGTTTCCGCGTCCTCGGATACGACCGTGCGGTTATGGCGACCTCACTCGGAGTCGACGGATGTGCCCGCGCGCATTGGGAAGCACGCCGATTATGTGAAAACTCTTGCAACGCCGGGGAATCATGCCAATTGGGTTGCGTCGGGTGGTTTGGATCATAAGCTGTACCTGTGGGATTTGAATGGCGGCGGCGAGGTTTTGAACATCGACGCGTCCGGGGATGATCGCACGGCCAAGGGCTCTGTTTATGCACTAGGAGCCGTTTCGTCTGTCTTGGCTAGTGGAGGACCCGAGAGCGTAGTCAGGGTGTGGGATCCGAAGTCCGGGAAATTGATCACCAAGTTTGTAGGACATACGGATAATATTCGCGATATTCTTGTCAATCGCGATGGCGATACGATCATGACAGCCTCATCCGATCAGACTATCAAGATTTGGTCCCTTACCGCCGGAAGATGCATGCACACGTTGACGATGCATAACGACAGCGTCTGGTCACTTTACTCAAACCATCCGCAATTATCCGTCTTCTACTCCAGCGATCGCTCCGGCCTTGTCGCAAAGACCGATACCAGGAACTCTCCGGACATCGAGCAGGGAATCTGTGTCGCAGCGCTGCAGGAGAACGAAGGGGTCGTTAAGGTGGCGGCTGCAGGGGACTACCTTTGGACAGCTACTCCGAAGTCCAGCATCAACCGGTGGCATGATATCGACACGACCGCTGAGATCGAGCCTCCATCGTCTGATGATCGCGAAAGTGCCGCGAGTCCCTTACCTGCCAACGGGCCACAAAGGCGAAAGAAGATACCCTACAATTCCGTCTTACTCCTGTCAAGCACCTCGACTTTCCCTGAAGCGAACGTGCCGCCAGGAAGACCATCCATAGAATCGGTCGTGGAGGACGAGCTTGAACTCACGTTACCCATCCAAACACTGCCAGAGGAGACAATCGAGGGTCAGAACGGGTTAATCAAGCATCTCATGTTGAATGACAGGAAACGTACATTAACCCAGGACAGTGCTGGAGAGGTTGTTCTATGGGATTTGCTGAAG TGTGCTCCAGTTAAATCGTTTGGCAAGCGCCATATGGACGACGTTGAAGCCGAAATCAACACCACAGAGAGTATCGCACACTGGTGTACAATTGACATTCGGACTGGTAGATTATCTGTCATTCTGGAACCCAACCGCtgctttgatgcagaggcgtACGCAGATGAGATCGATCTGCCTGATCGGTCGGAGCTCAGAGATGATCAAAGAA TCAACCTCGGAAAGTGGATATTACGCTGGCTCTTTGCTCCGTTGGTTGATGCAGAAATCAACCGAGACCAAGACTATCGTGCAGAAACGGTCATGAAGGGCGAGGAGGTTGCACGGCAAAACTCGGCGAACCTATCACCTTTGGATATTCCCTCAGGAGACGTACCAAGGAGCCTAAACATCCCAATTCCTCACAACGGTGCCTCACCTACAACTCCACGGGCTGGAAGTGACGTGTTCGGGAGCCCGACGACTCCTGGATTTGGCATTGGATTTGCCAATACGCCTGGGACTCTGGCGTCGTCTATGGGCGGTGgaagcaacagcaacaatctAGGCACGTCACCTGGCCAAAGCTTGGGTGAATTTGCAGACAGCATGGCATCGCCTACGCCCCAGCAAACGTTAGATGCCACCCGGAGTTCCATGTCAGACCGGTCAAGCGACTACTTTACATCGAGAATGCAAACCACGGAGACAGAAAAAGGTAGCCAGGGCGACCAAACACCAACAGCCCTTTCTCATTCACCCGTCGAACCAGACAAAGAAGATAAGAAAAAGGGAAGTTCCCTGTTCAGTAAGAAATTCCGCATGGGAAAACTCGGCCGGACACCGTCAGAAGTcaagccgcagcagcagatccaggaagaaaaggaaaagccGGAGGAATCTGAAAGATCATCtgtcaaggaagaaaaggtgTTTGAAAATAACCTGAGTGGGTTCATCGAGCGGATTCGACATGGATATGATGAGTTCCTCGCCGCGAATCCGGGGCAGGATTTGACCTCGGCTATCACGCCTATCCCTGATAGCGAGACTCCTGTGTTGAATATCCCGCCGAGGACTGCTGTCTTCATACAGGAGGAGTCTGGAGATACGGCGGTTGCGTCTGATCTGTACAGAGGGAGTGTTGGTCGTCTGAGCGAGGAGATCGATCAGCTAGAGAAGTCGATTCCTCTATGGCTCGCAGAGCTTCTTTTGAAG GACCAAATGCCGCACAAAGAACCTGTCAAGGTGGCGTTTACTTTGCGACCACTTGATAACCTTCTGCCACCGGTAGTCAAGCCTGATGG ACCCCCTCTTAATGGCCCGAGCAACCATAACAATTCCCGCTTGAACGCAAACCGAATGCTTCGTGCTAAGAAGGTACTCTCCTACGTCGCCGAACGAATCGACCCAACCTTCACCGAAGAACCCGCGGAGGATGCACTGAAGCCAGAGGAGTACCTGGAGCTATACTGTCAGAATATG TTAATCCCCCCGAACATGACATTAGCAACAATCCGAAATCACATCTGGCGCACTTCAGGCGACATGATCCTCTACTACAAGTCCAATGGAAAGAAAGACCTCCCAATCCTCGGTTTAGGTGGCGACGAGGATAATAGTCAAGCTGGCTCTCATCTACGGGCAGAACCGGCTCCTGCTAATGGGGGAGAGAATGGCAGCGCGCCAACGGGGAGTATTCATTCTTTGACGGCATCGGGATCTGGTTCGACGTCTATTAACAATTTTTAG
- a CDS encoding tRNA lysidine(34) synthetase (COG:D;~EggNog:ENOG410PPDA;~InterPro:IPR012094,IPR011063,IPR012795;~PFAM:PF01171;~go_function: GO:0000166 - nucleotide binding [Evidence IEA];~go_function: GO:0005524 - ATP binding [Evidence IEA];~go_function: GO:0016879 - ligase activity, forming carbon-nitrogen bonds [Evidence IEA];~go_process: GO:0008033 - tRNA processing [Evidence IEA]): MRASCLLASPATITIRQFLDHFRRAWTESQRLPGLRKSLIPRRLGLAVSGGADSMALAYLCKQLEKSGLVEDLSVTAFVVDHKAREESSREARMVRGWLDQLEITTKILELDWSTAITSQGKGKPSAFETFARRLRFQTLGTACRNDDIETLMMGHHQDDNVETTLWRLCTGARGAGLMGIPQVARIPECHGIYGVAESGEAVKLSSTKMRTRVSRGVIASGGISICRPLLSFPKANLLDICREHNVPFVNDPTNFDPTLTPRNAIRSLVSGNRLPRALTTPSILSLIQASQDLLKDSIDLSNEILRHCKLIDLNLTSGTMAIQFPPSSSAQPAGTIPTRRFTKNQDQRNNQIQAVTLRRITELVSPFPENHFPLRSFENFTEHVFQPPSTEEPKRQPFTLGGVMFQPSQRKLADAGNSGDTWFLSRQPFMRNRLPTLDFDIPVLPVIKQQEQHIHSSDKYEHTPWKLWDNRYWFRLAITPSTRSLSPPTAKANDKNGNKEILLTENTLPVTIRPLQQSDLRHLREYPSSSPSSSTPPPSAKHGQPTQNKERKKTNPLWTQLSQTLSRESPAQSRFTIPALFIQEQQESGVKENLLALPTLDIRFPYSMSLSGTEISCEVYWEWQYKMIDEETVKSMSD, encoded by the exons ATGAGGGCATCATGTCTTCTCGCCAGCCCCGCAACAATAACCATCCGCCAATTCCTAGACCACTTCCGCCGAGCATGGACTGAATCGCAACGCCTTCCGGGCCTCCGCAAATCGCTCATTCCACGACGATTAG GACTAGCAGTAAGCGGGGGCGCAGACTCCATGGCCCTGGCATATCTATGCAAACAGCTAGAGAAAAGCGGACTCGTGGAAGATCTCTCCGTAACGGCTTTCGTGGTCGACCATAAAGCCCGCGAGGAGAGTTCGCGGGAGGCGAGGATGGTGAGGGGATGGCTTGATCAGCTTG AAATAACCACCAAAATCCTCGAACTAGACTGGTCTACCGCCATCACCAGTCAAGGGAAAGGGAAGCCCTCTGCATTCGAGACTTTCGCACGCAGACTCCGCTTCCAGACTCTTGGGACGGCATGTCGTAATGACGACATTGAAACACTAATGAtgggtcatcatcaggatGATAACGTTGAGACGACCCTATGGCGGCTATGTACGGGGGCTCGAGGGGCTGGGCTCATGGGGATTCCGCAGGTTGCAAGAATCCCGGAGTGTCATGGGATTTATGGTGTTGCGGAGAGTGGGGAGGCTGTTAAGTTGTCCTCGACGAAGATGAGGACGCGGGTGTCGAGGGGTGTGATAGCGAGCGGGGGGATATCGATTTGTCGGCCGTTGCTCTCGTTTCCGAAGGCGAATTTATTGGATATTTGTCGTGAGCATAATGTTCCGTTTGTGAATGATCCGACGAATTTTGATCCTACGCTTACGCCGAGGAATGCGATTCGGAGTCTTGTTTCTGGGAACCGCTTACCGCGGGCTCTTACAACGCCGTCTATCTTGTCTTTGATTCAAGCAAGCCAGGACCTACTCAAGGACTCAATTGACCTGTCGAATGAAATCCTGCGACACTGCAAACTCATCGACTTGAATCTCACCTCAGGCACGATGGCAATCCAATTCCCGCCTTCATCCTCTGCACAACCAGCCGGTACAATCCCTACAAGACGATTTACAAAGAACCAGGACCAACGAAACAACCAAATTCAAGCAGTCACTCTACGCAGGATAACAGAGTTAGTATCGCCATTCCCAGAGAATCATTTCCCATTGAGGAGTTTCGAGAACTTCACGGAGCATGTCTTCCAACCACCAAGCACTGAAGAACCAAAACGACAACCATTCACGCTGGGAGGTGTCATGTTTCAACCTTCTCAGAGAAAATTGGCAGATGCCGGGAATAGTGGAGATACATGGTTTCTATCTCGCCAGCCATTTATGCGTAATCGTCTTCCGACTCTCGATTTTGATATTCCGGTTCTTCCCGTCATCAAGCAGCAAGAACAACATATACACTCCTCTGATAAGTACGAACATACGCCCTGGAAGCTATGGGATAACCGGTACTGGTTCCGACTTGCCATAACACCAAGCACACGCTCACTTTCACCACCAACCGCCAAAGCCAACGACAAGAACGGAAATAAGGAAATCCTCCTGACTGAAAATACCCTACCAGTCACAATTCGCCCACTGCAACAATCTGATCTACGCCATCTACGGGAATATCCATCTTCAtccccttcctcttcaaCACCGCCACCATCCGCAAAACACGGACAACCAACCCAGAACAAGGAACGAAAGAAAACGAATCCTCTCTGGACCCAACTAAGTCAAACCCTTTCCCGAGAATCACCCGCCCAGTCCCGATTTACCATTCCTGCTTTATTCATCCAGGAACAACAGGAATCGGGAGTCAAAGAGAACCTACTCGCATTACCGACGCTGGATATTCGTTTCCCGTACTCGATGTCTCTGTCAGGGACGGAGATATCATGTGAAGTATACTGGGAATGGCAGTACAAGATGATTGACGAAGAAACTGTCAAATCAATGTCTGACTGA